The genome window CTGAATTATGGTGGAAGAAAAATGTATCATGGTGCAGTGAATTGCAAAGAAGAAGTATTTTTAGATTAGCATTTCATGAGAATAATGAATTATTTTGGTACTTAGATAATGAAGATGATGATCCAGTTTTATCTGAATTTAATTCGGAAAATAAAATTATAACTGTATCAAATATTTATATCTACAATGAATTAAAAAATTTAGTAGTAAGTAAAAAATCAAAAATAATTAATAAGACCGATTTGAAGAATTTAATCATTGATATTTCAGAAAAACTTAAAATTTCACTAAAAGAAGCTTCAATAAAATTTACAAAAATAAGCTTAAGGGAAGGAGAACAGTTTTCTTATTTTTCTGAATTAGGTGCATACAAAGAATTATCTAATTAAATTTTTTTTACTTAATAGGTTTTTAATAAAAGGAGTTGTATGGAAAATCAAGATTTTGTAATTAAAATAAAGGAATATATCGATAGTAAATTGAAGGATAAAAATGATCCTGAAAATGAAAATGTATCTCTCAAATCAGGTATTTATGCAGATTGGATTGATAAAGCTGCAAAAAATGCTAATTCTATTTGTATCACAAGTCATCCTGCTAAATATTCAAATTCAGAAATTAAAACTGGAAATATAAAAGCAGAATTAGTTGATGTATTATTAAAAGATAATAATTTGAACAATGATTCTACATTTTTCGTAAGTACACATAATTTGGAAAATAAAAATTTAGATATTTATTGCAATGCAGCTTATTTAGGATATGCAGGGTTCCTGTTACTTAAAAATCCAAAAAATGACCAACATTTAATAAATGAAATTGTTGCTGGAAATATTCATTTTTTATCTGCATTTTCTGAAAATAAAAAACAAATTTGTGAATGGGTTGAATTATTGAAAGAATCTATCAAAGATAAAAACTATGCATCGCATTATTTATCAAAGCAAATATATTTTCCAGTTGCAAATAAAGAATATCATATTGTGAGTCCTTTAATGGCTTCTTCTTTATATCATAAAGTTTTAGAAAAAATTACATTTTTTAGATATTCAGAAAA of Pigmentibacter sp. JX0631 contains these proteins:
- the csy1 gene encoding type I-F CRISPR-associated protein Csy1; the encoded protein is MENQDFVIKIKEYIDSKLKDKNDPENENVSLKSGIYADWIDKAAKNANSICITSHPAKYSNSEIKTGNIKAELVDVLLKDNNLNNDSTFFVSTHNLENKNLDIYCNAAYLGYAGFLLLKNPKNDQHLINEIVAGNIHFLSAFSENKKQICEWVELLKESIKDKNYASHYLSKQIYFPVANKEYHIVSPLMASSLYHKVLEKITFFRYSENAKLLREKKKNCEYSDETIKDFPNLIEVKYGGTKPQNISYLNSIRNGKVFLLCNKPPVWNKNKSIKIVTINNIWKDFESIVYRKIKNFKFFLHNEKANNFENRDLRANYLSEIVESLVFYLVSLKKDIKKYKLDDSIINSYFDVYFKQNKLKYSEFDNENFIEKIANEFTFLLIKAIKSDSLNFSDDEYQHINKLVKNEMKWLLDAGEL